Proteins encoded together in one Mobula birostris isolate sMobBir1 chromosome 9, sMobBir1.hap1, whole genome shotgun sequence window:
- the galr2b gene encoding galanin receptor 2b → MIDDDEDSIMSGHWNASENYPLNPASIIVPVVFSLIFLLGTIGNSLVLAVLCRNGQMGHNTTNLFILNLSVADFFFIIFCVPFQATIYTLEGWVFGSFMCKAVHFFIYLAMYASSFTLAAVSVDRYLAIRYPLRSRELRTPCNALTVMVVIWGLSIIFAGPYLSYYDLIPYEWFYICMPAWQEPRRKIMDTSTFIFGYIVPVAIISLSYARTIKYLWTAVDPIEDISESKKAKRKVTKMIIIVTVLFCLCWLPHHVLILCFHYGHFPFNQATYALRLLSHCMAYTNSCLNPIVYALVSKHFRKGFKKVFSCLLSKKGVNKVHMVHVVNMVTGSTDVSHLNDENARQHGCELKDRQPTRAQGKAMTITVPYQQTS, encoded by the exons ATGATTGATGATGACGAGGACAGCATAATGTCTGGGCACTGGAATGCCTCTGAAAACTACCCGTTGAACCCAGCCAGCATCATAGTGCCCGTCGTCTTCTCCTTGATCTTCTTGCTCGGGACGATTGGGAACAGCTTGGTACTAGCAGTGCTGTGCAGGAATGGCCAGATGGGCCACAACACAACCAACCTGTTCATTCTAAACCTGAGTGTGGCCGATTTCTTCTTCATCATATTTTGTGTCCCATTTCAAGCCACAATCTACACGCTGGAGGGCTGGGTCTTTGGGTCGTTCATGTGCAAGGCCGTCCATTTCTTCATCTACCTGGCAATGTATGCAAGCAGCTTCACGCTCGCCGCCGTTTCAGTTGACAG ATACCTGGCCATCAGATATCCCCTCCGGTCGCGGGAACTGAGGACTCCCTGCAATGCTCTTACTGTTATGGTCGTCATTTGGGGGCTCTCCATCATCTTTGCTGGCCCTTACCTCAGCTACTATGACCTCATCCCTTATGAATGGTTTTACATCTGCATGCCAGCATGGCAGGAGCCAAGGAGGAAGATCATGGATACGTCCACTTTCATATTTGGATATATAGTCCCTGTTGCAATTATAAGTCTGTCTTATGCAAGGACCATCAAGTATCTGTGGACAGCAGTGGACCCGATAGAAGACATATCTGAGTCTAAAAAAGCTAAGAGAAAAGTGACCAAGATGATTATAATTGTGACGGTTCTCTTCTGTCTCTGTTGGCTCCCTCACCATGTGCTGATCCTGTGCTTCCACTATGGACACTTTCCCTTCAACCAAGCCACTTACGCTTTAAGGCTGCTCTCCCACTGCATGGCATACACCAACTCCTGCCTCAACCCCATTGTCTATGCCCTGGTGTCCAAGCACTTCAGGAAAGGGTTCAAGAAGGTTTTTAGCTGCCTGCTGAGCAAGAAAGGGGTGAATAAGGTTCACATGGTTCATGTCGTCAACATGGTCACTGGGTCCACGGACGTCTCACACCTGAATGATGAGAACGCCAGGCAGCACGGCTGTGAGCTGAAGGACAGGCAGCCCACGAGAGCCCAGGGTAAAGCCATGACCATCACTGTGCCCTATCAGCAGACATCTTGA